The genomic region ctgcctgcagtcctgacctgtctccaattgagaatgtgtagcGCTGCGTTATGAAGCGCAAAATACAGCATatacctgcataatggatgaatggggggaaaatcTGTTtgctaaacttaaaggaatattccaggtacaatacaagttaagctcaatcgactgcatttgtggcataatattgattaccacaaagatttatttagactcgtccctcctttaaaaaaagcaaagatcgaggttacagtgaggcacttacaatggaagtgaacggggccaatttttggagggtttaaaaggcagaaatgtgaagcttataattttataaaagcacttaaattaattcttttttttttaaactcgtgttatttgagctgtaaagttgttcaaattgtcatttttacagtagttttagagtttgttgacaatACATAGTCATGgaaaggaagttgtaaaattggctataacttcacacgctgtcgatttagcttaacttgtattgaacccggaatattactttaacaaacttgtgtcttcagtgcacaAACACTtagtaagtgttattagaagaaatggtgttgTTACACAGTTGTAAACACTACACTGTCCCAATGTTtctggagcatgttgcaatcatctgatttgaaatgagtgtatgtTTTCAAAAAATAATTCAATTCACAAAGTACaccatcaaataatgtgttgttgtagtgctttcaatactgcacaaggtgaatataatttacgaATCACTCCTTTTCCTTTTTAACAGAATTTTCCATATCTGCCCAatctttttcggaattggggttgtataatgGTAATGCTGTAATTAACATTCTTACTAATCCTTTCTGCAGATGTGATTCTTCAGTtctataaatacaaaaatatagagTAACATGAGAATTGGAACATATATGCCATAAGACATTCACGCTTAGATTCACTTGTCAAAGTTAATTTCTTAGATTTGCATAATGATTTATAGGATTTACAATACAAATATTGATATGTAGTAAAGAGGCTGTAAGAAATACCTGCTTAACAGCAGTTCAATATATTCCATGTTGCACTGAAGAACAAAAACTGGGCTGGACAATAGCACAGGTAAACATCACtacatgccaaaaaaaaactAGAGCAATTCCACTTCAATGTCATCATAAAATCTGTGGACTGATTCTACATTCAGTTAGTAAGATGAAGTGCTTTTCTCTTTACCTGAAAACAGCTGGAAAAATGTCCATGGCGATATGATCCACAAAAAGCAGGTGGGACATACAGGCCAATGACTCCTTTGGATATCTGACCTCCTCTTCAAGAAAGCCTGGTACCTCCTTTTTCTTCAGTATATTACGACTTAACAAATCTGGCAGTGACTCCCCAATAATTGATAAAATGATCTGTAGACATGGTACATAATACGCATGACAAATGTATGTCAAGGTTACACTACTGATTTATGTTAatacagtaacccaaataaaagCTTTGTCTGCATCTCGATGACTAAACCAAAAtaacatcaataaaaaaatttaaaaaataaaaatatttaccaGAATCTCTGTAGCGAATTCTCTGAGAGGGGACTTCTCCAGTGTGTCTGGATCTTTCAAATGCACCTCCAGAAGAGGCTCGCTTAAACTCTTCATGCAGCTGTAGAGATGACAGTAAGCAGATTGTTTTAAATGACATATGATGGATTCAAGTGAGCCTCAACTGAATGATGGAATTAAACAGGCACCTACAACTTTAGCAGTTCCACTCGGAGCTCATTGTCCTTTGATATCCTGTTGTTATCCTTGATAATCTCCTTGATCTCCTCAACAAAGGGCTTTACAAATTCTAGAAGAGCAGTGCAGCAGCGGCACAAGCCGAAAACATCGTCTTCTTCCTGCTCTTTAGTGACGGGCACCGGCAGTCTGGCCACTTGGCTGAGCAGCGTGGAGAGAGCCATGCCCACCGATGAGGCCTTCTTCATGCCCATCCTCAGCAGTACTGAGAGGGCAAGAGCAGTGGGGTTTTCAGAGGATgaatgcatgtaaaaaaaataaaataaaaaggtggATTTAACTAGTTACAATACGTTCAAAATTGCCTTTATCAACAAGTGTATGATTCATTGATTTAAACGCTTGTGACACACCATCACCAATTAAATTAATGGATTTGGCGTATTCTCTGACGTAGTGTAAATTCTAGTGTAagcatatttaaagggatagttcacccaaaaatgaaaattctctcattatttactcaccctcatgacatcccagatgtgtatgactttcttccttctgcagaacacaatgaagaattttagaagaatatctcagctctgtagctccatacaatgcaagtgaatggtgaccagaactttgaagctcaaaaaagcatgtaaaggcagcataaaagtaaaaaggagttacattttggtctgttttcacccaaaatcgattggttcgcttcataagacatggattaaaccactggagtcttttggattacttttatgctgcctttatgtgctttttggagcgtcaaagttttggcacccattcacttgcattgtcaggacctaaagagctgagatattcttctaaaaatcttcatttgtgttctgcagaagaaagaaagtccaacacatctgggatggcaagaaggtgaactattcctttaaaatgaatacatttagagATGCAACTATTCAAACAGGATTTTTAGCAGCTGTCAGCAGCATACTAAAACTCTCTAGGAGAATGTACTTCTATAAATTCCATCCCTTTTAAGCACCACTGCTACAGACATCAAAGCATTCATTTTAGTTAGTTAgccatttatttgttgaatatctgtcaGTTCTGTCCTATTGACAATCTGCACTTATCTTCCATACAGTATATTCCTAAGAGACGCATCTGATAGGTGGGGGATGTAGACAACCCACCAACTAGTAGATTTTGAAAATACAATGTTTTGCACATTCCTAGTCAGTTGATATTGTTTTATACTGGAAGCATAGGCTTATGATAAGGTGATAAAAGAGATGAGGGACATTCACCTGTTTGTAAAGGCAGGAGGAGAAGAGTCACAGTCTCAGCGATGGAGCCAGAGTCGGTGTCCTCCAATTGCTCCAGCAAACCTACTAGCAGCTCTTTAGGACTGCAAACCTGTCACAGAACAACAATGGGCATTGTTGGAAGTAGCATATCAGCCTAACGATTGTCATGAGCAAACAGCAGTTTAAAAattgaaccaaaaaaaaaaaaaaacctctagcAGATATGAGAGGATGGCATGGCAGTGTGGAAGATTTTTGTCTTCTTTCTTCAGGAGGATCTGCACCAGTGGACCCAGCAGATTCCAGCCCATACATCTCACAATGTTCTTgaaagaaaaaggggaaaaagcaTATTGAATTTGCCCTGGATACTAGTCATCATACATCACAATATTATCTGGGAGGTGCCCATCTCACCTTATTCTTTTCATCAACAAGAATGCTGAGAACTTGGGCACTGTCGCCTTGCTCTATGCAGGTTCTTCCGGCAGTGAGGAATACGTTGTAGTCCTCTGGTGAGAAGCTTTCATCCTTTATTGCTTGCTGGAGAAAAAGTGAGACCACATGTGTGTAGCTTTCTGTAGACGAAACATTGTGAAAGTAGCACAAACTTATATCTAGATACTTACACATCTCTGAACTACATCACTGAGCTGTTCTAGAGCCATTCTGATGATCCGAAACGTCTTCTCTGATCACAGCTCTCTGCTGTCAAATCAAACGATGACATGAAATGTATGACTTGGTGCATTAGGAGGCTTATAGTCATCTTTATGAAGAGCAAGACCTTGGCTGTGTATCGTTTgtaaggctgcatgctaggtaggatgcgtcctttgaagggtgcagtatactgagtgtcctcctttaaacaaatctcgtttaaacgagacagccttcgtaggacaaacggaaacggaacgtaacatggctgcaatgacagcacgccactctttaacaagcgcgagcgctttgagtgagaagggaacaaagtccctctggaagggaatgtatgaggtacattttaggagagttataatgatgtaaagagaaaagaaaatagattttacaggtgtacttttagtctaatactttattttaattatatattaatataattatacatattatatactctgcacccatctactgaggtacttcaacttgggaattaacattccttgtgtttgaacatcatatttacgggcaaattggcgacatttccgttgaagcaaagaattgtgggttgtgagtgcccaagaaggatacacctcatgcatcctccgaattcccgtgaaagtaGTGACAAGGCTGctttcggagtgtcctactcgcttttctgaaacgagacagcctcgatgacgtatgcggccgacaaacgcgacctccggaggacgcatccttccaaacgagacacagcccttGTCAGACTCTCTCCAGGTCTAGTTATGCCCATTATCATACAAAAAACCCACAGGAGAAACAAAGACTAGAGAAGGATTCTTATGCGCATTCATAAATCATAATTAGCCCTTCCAAAAATGAGGCTTTATATATGCTTGAATAAATTTCAAGTTGACCATTACACCCATTAGCTAGATAGCTAAATTTTCTTTATATGCGTGCACAATACCAGCTCTATAACAAGACAATATGCTTTCGCGTAGCATTCTCTAAACAAAGCTTCTCAATTATTCGTCTGAGAAAATATACATTTGCTGACTAAGATACAAAAGCGCAATTACTTACAGCTATATTTTGAAGCAGAGCCGCATGTTTAAGAGCTGCGGCGGAATAAAAATGTGTCACTGGCGGCTTGCTGTAGTCACGTGACTTAGGCGGAAGTATTTTTGTTTTGAGAACAGAAGCATGGAAGCTTGTGAAGTGACGAGAAAGACCCGACCGGCTAAATCAAAGAATAAAGGTGTGATAGGAAAAATCTTGTGGAATTTTTTCAAAGGAAACTAATAattaaaaactaactaaaacgaAAATCTCAGTTTAACAGATGAGAATTCTGTCCTATTTTTCTGAATTATAGATGGAAAAGTGACCCAAGCGAGACCAGCAGCAGATGTGGCGAGAAGGTAAATTCACttaaaagtaatagttcacccaaaaaggaaaattatctcatgatttactcaccctcatgccatcccagatgtgtgtggctttctttctcctgctggacacaaatgaagatttttggaagaatatctcagctctatagctccgtacaatgcaagtgaatggtgaccaaaactttgaaactccaaagataacataaaagcagcataaaagtaatccagacgactCCAGAGGTATtacaatatcttctgaagtgatatgaaaggtgtgggttagaaacagatcaatatttaagtcctttttactataaatgtatttacacagagCCCTCCTATGCACGTTCACCAgagttctgtttttgttttttgttttttccgcATTCTTcgagcatatcgccacctactgggcaggcagCCGAAGGGGGAAAAAAGGGAAGGAATAAagcaaaggaaaataataaataaatcatatttatgaagctccaaaaagcacggaAAGGCagaacattaaaataatccatacgactccagtggtttaattcatgtcttctgatgcGATT from Myxocyprinus asiaticus isolate MX2 ecotype Aquarium Trade chromosome 5, UBuf_Myxa_2, whole genome shotgun sequence harbors:
- the LOC127441686 gene encoding glomulin-like, giving the protein MALEQLSDVVQRCQAIKDESFSPEDYNVFLTAGRTCIEQGDSAQVLSILVDEKNKNIVRCMGWNLLGPLVQILLKKEDKNLPHCHAILSYLLEVCSPKELLVGLLEQLEDTDSGSIAETVTLLLLPLQTVLLRMGMKKASSVGMALSTLLSQVARLPVPVTKEQEEDDVFGLCRCCTALLEFVKPFVEEIKEIIKDNNRISKDNELRVELLKFCMKSLSEPLLEVHLKDPDTLEKSPLREFATEILIILSIIGESLPDLLSRNILKKKEVPGFLEEEVRYPKESLACMSHLLFVDHIAMDIFPAVFSPVFVLQCNMEYIELLLSRTEESHLQKGLELYEKSLVRVEDNSLPVDLLELKTFFIVPQNIVKVMTLCPDQTLRTKGLKVFQLSIDKFNTEAKYKFFRGMLKTSHHAGVEGYIIKNIKNQIDFSLKPGNGNEWFLGKHLLPLLRLVLCLSQGPETDLLQNLDRIMESLNLLRYMLIRDKEWENETGIWTELYKIEDNYLKPLRTGLNMSKAHYEAELRSTKENRRSSKDSKTPVCSVSVGNEKLPNMTPEMQIQVLQSALFTFDLIESVLARIEEITEAKDRPS